From Mesobacillus boroniphilus, the proteins below share one genomic window:
- the pruA gene encoding L-glutamate gamma-semialdehyde dehydrogenase: MVQPYKHEPFTNFKDEVNREGYLTGLKTVEGYLGQDYDLVIGGERISTEDKIVSYNPSNKEEVVGRVSKANRDLAEKAMQAAVEAFKTWRKVKPETRADVLFKAAAIIRRRKHEFSALLTKEAGKPWNEADADTAEAIDFLEFYARQMLKIKDGVPVESRPNEYNRYDYIPLGVGIIISPWNFPLAIMAGTTVAAIVTGNTVLLKPASTTPVVAAKFVEVMEEAGLPAGVLNFVPGSGAEVGDYLVDHKDTRFVSFTGSRDVGLRIYERSSKLSEGQIWLKRVIAEMGGKDTMVVDKDADLELAAQAITASAFGFSGQKCSACSRAVIVEDVYDQVLNRVVELTNELKLDDPTDQSTFMGPVNDQGAFDKIMSYIEIGKEEGRLMTGGEGDSSKGYFIKPTVFADLDPKARIMQEEIFGPVVAFAKAKDFDHALEIANNTEYGLTGAVITRNRENIQKAREDFHVGNLYFNRGCTGAIVGYQPFGGFNMSGTDSKAGGPDYLLLHMQAKTTSEMY; this comes from the coding sequence ATGGTTCAGCCATACAAACACGAGCCTTTCACGAATTTTAAAGATGAGGTAAACCGTGAAGGATACCTGACTGGATTGAAAACTGTAGAAGGCTATCTTGGCCAGGATTACGACTTGGTGATTGGCGGAGAGAGAATCTCGACTGAAGACAAGATTGTATCTTACAACCCATCCAATAAAGAAGAAGTTGTTGGACGCGTATCAAAGGCAAACCGCGATCTAGCTGAAAAAGCGATGCAAGCGGCAGTTGAAGCGTTCAAGACTTGGAGAAAAGTGAAGCCTGAAACGCGTGCAGATGTATTATTCAAGGCTGCTGCAATCATTCGCCGCCGCAAGCATGAGTTCTCAGCGCTTTTAACAAAAGAAGCAGGCAAGCCATGGAACGAGGCAGACGCTGATACAGCTGAAGCAATCGACTTCCTTGAGTTCTATGCCCGCCAAATGCTTAAAATCAAAGACGGTGTACCAGTAGAGAGCCGTCCAAATGAATATAACCGTTATGATTACATTCCTCTTGGAGTAGGAATCATCATTTCACCTTGGAACTTCCCGTTGGCGATCATGGCTGGTACAACAGTAGCAGCGATCGTAACTGGTAATACAGTTCTATTGAAGCCAGCTTCAACTACTCCAGTCGTTGCGGCTAAGTTTGTTGAAGTAATGGAAGAAGCAGGTCTTCCTGCAGGCGTCCTTAACTTCGTACCAGGAAGCGGCGCTGAAGTGGGCGACTACCTTGTTGACCACAAAGACACTCGCTTCGTAAGCTTCACAGGTTCACGTGATGTGGGTCTGCGAATTTACGAGCGCTCTTCAAAATTGAGCGAAGGCCAAATTTGGCTTAAGCGCGTAATCGCTGAAATGGGCGGAAAAGACACGATGGTTGTCGACAAAGATGCTGATCTTGAATTAGCTGCTCAAGCAATCACTGCTTCTGCTTTCGGCTTCTCAGGACAAAAGTGTTCTGCATGCTCACGTGCTGTTATCGTTGAAGATGTATACGACCAGGTTCTTAACCGCGTCGTTGAATTGACAAACGAGCTTAAGCTTGATGATCCTACAGATCAAAGCACATTCATGGGTCCTGTAAACGACCAGGGTGCATTCGATAAGATCATGAGCTACATCGAAATCGGCAAGGAAGAAGGCCGTTTGATGACTGGCGGCGAAGGAGACAGCTCAAAAGGCTACTTCATCAAGCCAACAGTATTCGCTGACCTTGACCCTAAAGCTCGCATCATGCAGGAAGAAATCTTCGGTCCAGTTGTGGCATTCGCAAAAGCGAAAGATTTCGACCACGCACTTGAAATCGCGAACAACACTGAATACGGCCTGACTGGAGCGGTTATCACTCGCAACCGTGAAAACATCCAGAAGGCACGTGAAGATTTCCATGTCGGAAACCTTTACTTCAACCGCGGCTGCACAGGCGCAATCGTAGGTTACCAGCCATTCGGCGGCTTTAACATGTCAGGAACAGATTCAAAAGCTGGCGGACCAGACTATCTGCTTCTTCACATGCAAGCTAAGACTACTTCTGAAATGTACTAA